The DNA window ACTGCGGCGCCCCCTCGGGGTTACTCTCAGGGTTGTCTCGGGGTGCCGGGGCCGGTGCCTCAGTCTCTGGTAGTACGCGTGAGGCGGCTGTGTCATCCTCCGGGATGCCCGAAGGACGGTACGAGGGCATGAGGACCGGCGGCCCCCGCCGCACATACGGTGGTGACCAGCGGTGGACGGGACGCTCGTCCCCCGAGGTACACCGTCCACCGCGCCAGCCACAACAGCCACAACAGCCGGAACAGCCGGCAGAGAACCACCCGCAGCACGACGACTCGCACGGCGAGCGGCAACGACGAGGAGCCAGGGGTATGGCAGCGCAGTTCGGAGGGCCGGTGCGGCGTCGCTGGACCCCCTCCGCCGGCCGGGCGGCGGAGGAGACCCGCCACCCGCTGGTCGCCGTCGCCATCGCGCTGCCGTTCGCGGTCCTGCTGTCCGTGGTCTTCGGCGGTTGGCACCAGGTGATGGTCCAGGCACAGTCCGTCGCCGCGATGATCGGGCGCTGATCCCGGGGGCTTGGGAGCAGCGTCGGCCGGGGGCCGGGTACGCGTTCGCATGGGACACGCGGACGGGCGAAGCGATGCGCGTACCGCCCCGGCCACTCGGTGGCGCCGCGTCCGGATGTCGGTGAGGGCAATCGGACGCGGCCGCCATGGGTGCGGGGTCGCACTCCAGTGGTCTGCTGCTTCCTGACGGACTGTCGGATTCCCTTGCCCGGCTCACGACGAAGGCCGCCGTCCCATGGACGGCGGCCTCGAAGTGCTGCAATGTGTGGGCGATACTGGGATCGAACCAGTGACCCCTACCGTGTCAAGGTAGTGCTCTCCCGCTGAGCTAATCGCCCGAGACGCCCGCCGAAGCGGCCGTACGGTCCTGCCTGAGTGGACGATACTGGGATTGAACCAGTGACCCCTACCGTGTCAAGGTAGTGCTCTCCCGCTGAGCTAATCGTCCTTGACGACCGGGGAACGGCCGTCGAGGTGGTGCGCGCACAGGGCGCGACCTCCGGGCCCCGAAGGACCCGGTGGGCGATACTGGGATCGAACCAGTGACCCCTACCGTGTCAAGGTAGTGCTCTCCCGCTGAGCTAATCGCCCTTGAGGCGGCCCGGCGAACCGGGAAACCCCTTGGAGGTGGAGACGGGATTTGAACCCGTGTAGACGGCTTTGCAGGCCGTTGCCTCGCCTCTCGGCCACTCCACCGAGTGAAGGGCTGCCAAACCCTTCTCCGAGCGGACGACGAGATTCGAACTCGCGACCCTCACCTTGGCAAGGTGATGCTCTACCAACTGAGCCACGTCCGCATGACCTCCGGTCGGCCTCCCCGCTTCTCTGCGGCTCCGCTTCCCGGCGACGTCATGAACTTTAGCGGATTCCCTCGCCAGCTCAAATTCCGTATCCGCAGCGTGGCGACGCAGTGCGGCAGCCCGGGTCGATCTCAGGCATCACAACGGCAACAGGAACCCCATGAGCCACGGGTCCGGCCGCCGCCGCGACCTACACTTCCGCAGACCCACTCCGTTCCGTCCCGCCTCTCCCGTCTGCCCGTCTCTCCCCTCTGCGCAGGAGCACCGTGTCCGGCACCACCCCCCGACGTCCCGCCGCCGACCCCGGGCTGCCTCCGCTGGCGCGCTTCGGCGACCGGATCGCGACCGGCCTGCGCGATGTGACCCGCGACCCGGCGGCCCTCGACTCGGCCGGCTTCTGGGCCGTGGTGGCGGACTTCGAGGGGCGTACGACCTGCGCCCGCTTCGACCGGGTCCGGCCTGCCACCGCCCCGCCGCCGACCGCAGGCTGGTGCGGGCCCGCCCGCACCGCGTGGACCAGTTCCCTGGACCGCGCCGCCTACACCGCAGGCGTACGCAGCATCCGCGAGCGCATCGCGACCGGCGAGGTCTACCAGGCCAACCTGTGCCGGGTGCTCTCCGCGCCGCTGCCCGACCCCGCCCGGTCCGATGTGGACGCGCTCACCGGTCGGCTGGCCCTGGGCAACCCCGCCCCCTATGCAGGAACGATTCGCCTCCCGGCCCACGGCGTGGAGGTGGCCACCGCCTCACCCGAGCTCTATCTGCGCCGCAGCGGACGCACCGTGCTCTCCGGCCCCATCAAGGGCACCGGCCGTACCGAGGCCGACCTGCTGGAGAAGGACCACGCCGAGAATGTGATGATCGTCGACCTGGTCCGCAACGACCTCGGACGGGTCTGCGCCACCGGCACCGTCACCGTCCCCGACCTGTGCGCCGTGGAGAAGCACCCCGGCCTGGTCCACCTGGTCTCCACCGTGCAGGGCACCCTGCGCCCGGACGCCGGCTGGCCCGAACTGCTTGCCGCGACCTTCCCGCCCGGCTCCGTCACCGGCGCTCCCAAGTCCAGCGCACTGCGGATCATCGAGGCACTGGAGACCGCCCCCCGAGGCCCCTACTGCGGCGCCGTCGGCTGGGTCGACGCCGACCGAGGCGAGGCGGAACTCGCCGTCGGCATCCGCACCTTCTGGATCGACCGCACCGCCCCCGGGGGCCCGGCCGTCCGCTTCGGCACCGGCGCCGGCATCACCTGGGGCTCCGACCCCGAGCGCGAGTGGGACGAGACCGAACTCAAGGCATCCCGGCTGCTGGCGGTAGCGTCGGACACGGAGGAGCCCATCTGAGCCCGGGCGTCACCCGAGCGACCACCCGGCGAGTGCCCGAGCGCCACACCCGAGCGCCATCCCCGAGCGACAAGAGCGACAAGGAGTACACGTCCATGATCTGGGTCAACGGTTCCCTGGTGGACCCCGGGGACGCCGCCGTCTCCGTGCTCGACCACGGCCTCACCGTCGGCGACGGCGTCTTCGAGACGGTCAAGGCCGTCGACGGGCGCCCCTTCGCGCTCACCCGCCACCTCGACCGGCTCGCCCGCTCCGCAGTCGGCCTCGGCCTGCCCGCACCCGACCGCGACCTGGTCCGGCGGGGCTGCGAGGAGGTGCTGCGCGCCAACCCGATGCCCTTCGCCCGGCTCCGGATCACCTACACCGGTGGCCTCTCCCCGCTGGGCTCCGACCGTGGCGACTCCGCCCCCACCCTGGTCGTCGCCCTCGGCACCGCCTCGCCGCGCCCCGACACCACCGCTGCGGTCACCGTCGAGTGGACCCGCAACGAGCGCAGCGCCGTGGTCGGCCTCAAGTCCACCTCGTACGCCGAGAATGTGGTCGCCCTCGCCCACGCCCGCCAGTACGGAGCCTCCGAGGCGATCTTCGGCAACACCCTGGGCCGGCTCTGCGAAGGCACCGGCTCCAACATCTTCGTGGTCCTCGGCAGCCGGCTGGTCACCCCGCCGCTGGCCTCCGGCTGCCTCGCCGGGATCACCCGGGCCCTGGTCGTGGAGTGGCTTGCCGCCGAGGAGGCCGACCTGCCGCTCTCGGTGCTGCACGAGGCGGACGAGATCTTCCTGACCTCCAGCCTGCGTGACGTCCAGGCCGTGTCCCGCATCGACGGGCGCGACCTGCCCGGCGCCCCCGGCCCGGTCACCGCCAAGGCCATGGCCGTCTTCGCCGAGCGCAGCGCCGACGACATCGACCCCTGACGGCCCGGAAATCCGGCCCGGGCACAGCCTCGGAAAACCGCATGGCCCACCCGCCCCGGCGGCGGTAGCCTCACCCGGGCCGCCGCACGCACCCGCGCGGCGGCCCGGGACACCGGACGACACCCCGGAGAGGCGGGTACACCCACCCCATGACCACCACGCTGCGCCCCGACGGGCCCGAGGAGCCGCTGCCCGGCGGAGGCCGCACCAGGAGCTTCGCGGTCTGTGCCAACGGCCGCCCGGTCGGCGCCCTGTGCGTCACCGCCCACGGCGGCCCGGCCGGCCTCACCGGCTGGATCACCCGCCTGGAGATCACCGAAGGACGGCGGCGCGGCCGGGGCACCATCGCCGTCCTGGCCGCCGAGGAGGTACTGCGCGGCTGGGGCTGCACCCGCGTCGACGTCTCCATCCCCGAGGAGTGCGAGGCGGCGCTGCGGTTGGCGTCCGCCCTCGGCTACCGGGAGCGGATGCGCCAAATGGCCAAGCACCTCACCGAGCAGCCGCCCCCGCTCCCGGCCGGACTGACGGGGCGGCCCATCGACGCCGCAGCCTTCCCGGCCTGGCTCGCCGAAGAGAAGCGGGGCTACGTCGACGAACTCGTCGGCACCGGCCTCAGCGAGCAGCAGGCCCGGGAGAAGTCCGAGGCCGACCACCGGGCGCTGCTCCCCGACGGACCGGACACCCGGGACACCGCACTGCGGTTCCTGGTGCCCGCCCAGCCCGCCGACGCCGAACCGCTCGGCAGCCTCTGGGTACAGCAGGGCGGCCGCCCGGGGCCCGACGGCGACCTCGCCTGGGTGTTCTCGGTGGAGGTCGCCGAGCACGCCCGAGGCCGTGGCTACGGGCGTGCCCTGATGCACCTGGCCGAGCGGGAATGCCTGGCGGCCGGCGTCCACGACCTGGGACTCAATGTCTTCTTCGACAACGAGGTGGCCATCGGCCTGTACACCTCGCTCGGCTACCGGATCACCCAGCGGACCTTCGGCAAGCCGCTGCTCTGACGGCGGCCGGGGGGAGGCCCGGCGCCCGGTCAGCCGGCCCGGTGGCGCTCCAGTACGGCGACGATCCGCTCGCGCAGCCCCTGCTGGCTCTTCCCGCCGTCCAGCCGCTCACCCGCGACCACATACGTCGGCGTGCCGGTGACCCCGATGGCCTTGCCCTCCGCCTGGTCCGCGTCCACGACCAGGGTGTGCCGACCGTCCACCAGCGCGGTGTCCATCTCCTCGGCGTCCAGGCCCAACTCCCGGGCGACCTCCAGCAGCAGCGCCTCGCCGCGCCGGTCCAGCTCCTCCACCCGGGCGAGCACCGCCTCCACAAACGGCCACCCCCGGCCCTGTACAAACGCCTCCTCGGCGGCCTGGGCGGCGGCGAAGGCGTGCTTGTGCTTCTCCAGCGGGAAGTGGCGCAGCTCCACGGTGAGGGCGTCGCCGTAGGCGGCGCGCAGTGCGCGGATGTCGTCCAGGGCGGTGCGGCAGTCGGGGCACTGCAACTCGCACCACAGCTCAAGGCGGGGCAGGGAACCGTCGGTCATGGCCCCCAGTCTCCCATCGCCCGGCCGGTGCCTGCTGCCGCGCCCGGCGACCTCGGCCCCGCTCGCCGCCCTGGGTTGCCGCCGCGCCGGGTGGGCACGATGGAGGACGTGACGACGGAAGTGGTGTGCTACGCCCTGACGGCGCTGGGTCTGGCGGTCGGCCTGCTGTCGGCCGTGCGGCGGCGGTTCCTGGCGGCCACCCGCTGGGTCGCGGTCGCCCTGCTGCCGGCCGGCGTCTACCTCGCGGGCCTGGTGCCCGTGCTGCGCCGCATCGGGCGGATGCTCCGTACCTGGGGTGCCGACCTGGTGCTGAGCCCCCAGGTCTGGACCGGTCTGGGACTGCTGGCGCTGGCACTGCTGCTGTTCGCCGCCGCCCACCTCGCCGGACGCCGCCGCGCCGCCCGGACGGCAGTCGCACCCCCGTCGGCGCCGCGCGCCACGGCGGCTCCGGCAGCCGGGCCGCCTGC is part of the Peterkaempfera bronchialis genome and encodes:
- a CDS encoding chorismate-binding protein; this translates as MSGTTPRRPAADPGLPPLARFGDRIATGLRDVTRDPAALDSAGFWAVVADFEGRTTCARFDRVRPATAPPPTAGWCGPARTAWTSSLDRAAYTAGVRSIRERIATGEVYQANLCRVLSAPLPDPARSDVDALTGRLALGNPAPYAGTIRLPAHGVEVATASPELYLRRSGRTVLSGPIKGTGRTEADLLEKDHAENVMIVDLVRNDLGRVCATGTVTVPDLCAVEKHPGLVHLVSTVQGTLRPDAGWPELLAATFPPGSVTGAPKSSALRIIEALETAPRGPYCGAVGWVDADRGEAELAVGIRTFWIDRTAPGGPAVRFGTGAGITWGSDPEREWDETELKASRLLAVASDTEEPI
- a CDS encoding aminotransferase class IV, which translates into the protein MIWVNGSLVDPGDAAVSVLDHGLTVGDGVFETVKAVDGRPFALTRHLDRLARSAVGLGLPAPDRDLVRRGCEEVLRANPMPFARLRITYTGGLSPLGSDRGDSAPTLVVALGTASPRPDTTAAVTVEWTRNERSAVVGLKSTSYAENVVALAHARQYGASEAIFGNTLGRLCEGTGSNIFVVLGSRLVTPPLASGCLAGITRALVVEWLAAEEADLPLSVLHEADEIFLTSSLRDVQAVSRIDGRDLPGAPGPVTAKAMAVFAERSADDIDP
- a CDS encoding GNAT family N-acetyltransferase produces the protein MTTTLRPDGPEEPLPGGGRTRSFAVCANGRPVGALCVTAHGGPAGLTGWITRLEITEGRRRGRGTIAVLAAEEVLRGWGCTRVDVSIPEECEAALRLASALGYRERMRQMAKHLTEQPPPLPAGLTGRPIDAAAFPAWLAEEKRGYVDELVGTGLSEQQAREKSEADHRALLPDGPDTRDTALRFLVPAQPADAEPLGSLWVQQGGRPGPDGDLAWVFSVEVAEHARGRGYGRALMHLAERECLAAGVHDLGLNVFFDNEVAIGLYTSLGYRITQRTFGKPLL
- a CDS encoding DsbA family protein, giving the protein MTDGSLPRLELWCELQCPDCRTALDDIRALRAAYGDALTVELRHFPLEKHKHAFAAAQAAEEAFVQGRGWPFVEAVLARVEELDRRGEALLLEVARELGLDAEEMDTALVDGRHTLVVDADQAEGKAIGVTGTPTYVVAGERLDGGKSQQGLRERIVAVLERHRAG